In Halorubrum sp. PV6, a single window of DNA contains:
- a CDS encoding acylphosphatase, whose protein sequence is MSDRTRAHVYVSGRVQGVYYRATTRDTAQETGVDGWVRNLDDGRVEAVFEGPESAVEEMVAWCETGSRAASVGAVDATYEEPEGLDGFEVRW, encoded by the coding sequence ATGAGCGACCGAACGCGAGCACACGTGTACGTCTCCGGCCGCGTGCAGGGCGTCTACTACCGCGCGACGACCCGCGACACGGCCCAGGAGACGGGCGTCGACGGGTGGGTGCGCAACCTCGACGACGGGCGCGTCGAGGCCGTCTTCGAGGGGCCGGAGAGCGCCGTCGAGGAGATGGTCGCGTGGTGCGAGACGGGGAGCCGCGCCGCCTCGGTCGGCGCGGTGGACGCGACGTACGAGGAGCCGGAGGGGCTCGACGGCTTCGAGGTCCGGTGGTAA
- a CDS encoding phosphomannomutase: MDLFGTAGIRGSAETRVTPELALAVGRAVAAEVRATEAAATPEIVLARDGRVTGPAIAAAMEAGLASGGLRVLRAGRLPTPALAYASQDRYGVMLTASHNPPTDNGIKLFRDGSEFDREAERAVEERVANDEPPAAWDAWTESENVDTLDDYLDAVRTYAEGFGADLDGIRIAVDCGNGMSAPATPTVLRELGADVVTLNGNVDGHFPGRGSKPTPETLRDLRAFIADANEGVAEPGRPADGDAEGFAFGIGHDGDSDRIVIVDADGEVVHEDTVLALLAERYTRESDAADPVVVTTPNASGRIDERVRQAGGRVERVRLGALHEGIATVRADADPGADTRVVFAAEPWKHIHVGFGEWIDGVASAAVISRLTAESSLDDLRDPITERPYRKVSVDCPDEAKAGAMERLTTTLPDAFADAAVDTDHGVRLEFPDASWTLVRPSGTEPYVRVYAESDAVDDLVADVETVVADAVAAATDEE, from the coding sequence ATGGACTTGTTCGGAACCGCGGGCATCCGCGGGAGCGCCGAGACGCGAGTGACGCCGGAACTCGCGCTGGCCGTCGGCCGCGCGGTCGCGGCCGAGGTACGGGCGACTGAAGCGGCAGCGACCCCCGAAATCGTGCTCGCCCGCGACGGGCGCGTGACGGGCCCCGCCATCGCGGCCGCGATGGAGGCCGGCCTTGCGTCCGGCGGCCTCCGCGTGCTCCGCGCCGGGCGGCTCCCCACCCCGGCGTTGGCGTACGCCTCGCAGGACCGATACGGCGTGATGCTCACCGCCTCGCACAACCCCCCGACCGACAACGGGATCAAACTGTTCCGGGACGGCAGCGAGTTCGACCGCGAGGCGGAGCGGGCCGTGGAAGAACGTGTCGCAAACGACGAGCCGCCGGCGGCGTGGGACGCGTGGACCGAGTCCGAGAACGTCGACACGCTCGACGACTACCTCGACGCGGTCCGGACGTACGCCGAGGGGTTCGGCGCCGACCTCGACGGCATCCGGATCGCGGTCGACTGCGGCAACGGGATGTCCGCGCCCGCGACGCCGACCGTCCTGCGCGAACTCGGCGCCGACGTCGTCACGCTCAACGGGAACGTCGACGGGCACTTCCCCGGTCGCGGGAGCAAACCCACCCCCGAGACGCTCCGCGACCTCCGCGCGTTCATCGCCGACGCCAACGAGGGCGTCGCGGAGCCGGGGCGACCTGCAGACGGCGACGCCGAGGGGTTCGCGTTCGGAATCGGTCACGACGGCGACTCGGACCGCATCGTGATCGTCGACGCCGACGGTGAGGTGGTCCACGAGGACACCGTCCTCGCGCTGCTCGCCGAGCGGTACACGCGCGAGAGCGACGCCGCGGACCCGGTCGTCGTGACGACCCCGAACGCGTCGGGGCGGATCGACGAGCGCGTTCGCCAGGCCGGCGGGCGCGTCGAGCGCGTCCGTCTCGGCGCGCTGCACGAAGGGATCGCGACGGTGCGGGCGGACGCCGACCCGGGCGCGGACACCCGCGTCGTCTTCGCCGCAGAGCCGTGGAAACACATCCACGTCGGCTTCGGCGAGTGGATCGACGGGGTCGCCTCCGCCGCCGTCATTTCCCGACTCACCGCGGAGTCGAGCCTCGACGACCTCCGTGACCCGATCACGGAGCGCCCATACCGGAAGGTGAGCGTCGACTGCCCGGACGAGGCGAAGGCCGGCGCGATGGAGCGACTGACGACGACGCTGCCCGACGCCTTCGCCGACGCGGCCGTCGACACCGACCACGGGGTTCGGCTGGAGTTCCCGGACGCCTCGTGGACGCTCGTCCGCCCCTCCGGTACGGAGCCGTACGTCCGGGTGTACGCCGAGAGCGACGCGGTCGACGACCTGGTCGCGGACGTCGAAACCGTCGTGGCGGACGCGGTGGCGGCGGCCACCGATGAGGAATAG
- a CDS encoding BMP family protein codes for MASDFDRRRFIKAASAAGLIGLAGCSGGPGDGSDGSDGSDGSDGSDGSDGSDGSDGSDGSDGSDGGSSAAANIGMVYATGGLGDGSFNDQAQQGALQAEEELGISFRESQPDEVAQFSTFQQQFAESSDPNYDLVCCIGFLQADSLSETASSYPDQDFMIVDSVVQSDNVASYVFQEHEGSYLGGLMASLLSTRDFSAGGGSTAGDTTNVGFVGGVESGLIQKFQAGFEAGVAAGDGDVDVSVNYVGDFNDPAGGREAANAMYNSGADIVYHAAGNTGTGVFQAAQEQNKFAIGVDRDQSVTRPDYADVILASMVKRVDTAVFNAIDATVDGEFPAGENIALGLESNGVELVFGDQLGSELPQDVRDQVATARDEIIAGNIDVPSQV; via the coding sequence ATGGCATCCGACTTCGATCGGCGGCGGTTCATCAAGGCGGCGAGCGCGGCGGGCCTCATCGGCCTCGCCGGCTGTAGCGGCGGTCCGGGCGACGGTTCGGACGGGTCTGACGGCTCCGACGGGTCCGACGGATCCGACGGTTCGGACGGGTCCGACGGCTCCGATGGCTCGGACGGGTCTGACGGCTCCGACGGCGGGAGCAGCGCGGCGGCGAACATCGGGATGGTCTACGCGACGGGCGGCCTCGGCGACGGCTCGTTCAACGACCAGGCACAGCAGGGAGCGCTGCAGGCCGAAGAGGAGCTCGGGATTTCCTTCCGGGAGTCCCAGCCCGACGAGGTCGCGCAGTTCAGCACCTTCCAGCAGCAGTTCGCGGAGTCGAGCGACCCGAACTACGACCTGGTGTGCTGTATCGGCTTCCTCCAGGCCGACTCCCTCTCGGAGACGGCGAGCTCCTACCCCGACCAGGACTTCATGATCGTCGACTCGGTCGTCCAGTCCGACAACGTCGCGAGCTACGTCTTCCAGGAGCACGAGGGCTCGTACCTCGGCGGCCTGATGGCGAGTCTGCTCTCGACGCGCGACTTCTCGGCCGGCGGCGGGTCGACCGCGGGCGACACCACGAACGTCGGGTTCGTCGGCGGCGTCGAGTCCGGCCTGATCCAGAAGTTCCAGGCCGGCTTCGAGGCCGGTGTCGCTGCCGGCGACGGCGACGTGGACGTCAGCGTCAACTACGTCGGCGATTTCAACGACCCCGCCGGCGGACGCGAGGCCGCCAACGCGATGTACAACAGCGGCGCCGACATCGTCTACCACGCCGCGGGTAACACCGGCACGGGCGTGTTCCAGGCCGCGCAGGAACAGAACAAGTTCGCCATCGGCGTCGACCGCGACCAGTCCGTCACGCGTCCCGACTACGCCGACGTGATCCTCGCGAGCATGGTCAAACGCGTCGACACCGCGGTGTTCAACGCGATCGACGCCACCGTCGACGGCGAGTTCCCCGCCGGCGAGAACATCGCGCTGGGCCTCGAGAGCAACGGTGTCGAGCTCGTCTTCGGCGACCAGCTCGGCTCGGAGCTCCCGCAGGACGTCCGCGACCAGGTGGCGACCGCGCGCGACGAGATCATCGCCGGCAACATCGACGTTCCCTCCCAGGTCTAA
- a CDS encoding ABC transporter ATP-binding protein: MATAVHLDGITKRFPGVVANDDVDLEVERGTVHALLGENGAGKTTLMNVLYGLYEPTSGQVRLDGEPRSFRSPRDAIDAGIGMIHQHFMLVDPMTVTENITLGSEPRKWGGLAVDRDAAREAVVDLADRYGFNVDPDARVEDISVGEQQRVEILKALYRGADTLILDEPTAVLTPQEVEELFDVLEELTAQGKTIIFITHKLGEAMRSADEITVLRDGKKVGAVDADATSQEELAELMVGREVLLDVDHGAAETGDVVASVSDVVVEDDRGVRAVDRVSFDVRAGEVFGIAGVDGNGQSELIEAITGLQEADAGEIRFLGEDVTTASRRQRIEDGMAYIPEDRQERGLVMEFDLVENGLLGSQHGAELASSGRIDWAATRDHAEAIIDEYDVRPPDANADAHSLSGGNQQKFIVGREFERDPELVVASHPTRGVDVGSIEFIHERLLELRKQGVAILLVSSKLEEVQGLSDRLAVAYEGEFVDVVDPDETTEEELGLLMAGEQPDSGDGAPADPPTDHSGAPSPAEGDLPDGEQA; encoded by the coding sequence ATGGCCACAGCCGTCCACCTCGACGGGATCACAAAGCGGTTTCCCGGAGTCGTGGCAAACGACGACGTCGATCTCGAAGTCGAGCGGGGCACCGTCCACGCGCTCCTCGGCGAGAACGGCGCCGGCAAGACGACGCTGATGAACGTGCTCTACGGGCTCTACGAACCGACGTCGGGGCAGGTTCGGCTCGATGGCGAGCCGCGGTCGTTCCGCTCGCCGCGAGACGCGATCGACGCCGGGATCGGGATGATCCACCAGCACTTCATGCTCGTCGACCCGATGACCGTCACCGAGAACATCACCCTCGGCAGCGAGCCGCGGAAGTGGGGCGGTCTCGCGGTCGACCGGGACGCCGCGCGCGAGGCCGTCGTCGATCTGGCCGACCGCTACGGGTTCAACGTCGACCCCGACGCCCGCGTCGAAGACATCTCGGTCGGCGAACAACAGCGCGTCGAGATCCTGAAGGCGCTGTACCGCGGCGCCGACACGCTCATCTTAGACGAGCCGACGGCCGTCTTGACGCCTCAGGAAGTCGAGGAGCTGTTCGACGTGCTCGAAGAGCTCACCGCACAGGGAAAGACGATCATCTTCATCACCCACAAGCTCGGCGAGGCGATGCGGTCGGCCGACGAGATCACCGTCCTCCGAGACGGCAAGAAGGTCGGGGCCGTCGACGCCGACGCGACGAGCCAAGAGGAGTTGGCCGAACTGATGGTCGGCCGCGAGGTCCTCTTGGACGTCGACCACGGGGCCGCAGAGACCGGCGACGTGGTCGCCTCAGTCTCGGACGTGGTCGTCGAGGACGACCGCGGCGTCCGGGCGGTCGACCGCGTCTCGTTCGATGTCCGCGCCGGCGAGGTGTTCGGCATCGCGGGCGTCGACGGGAACGGCCAGTCAGAGCTCATCGAGGCGATAACCGGGCTCCAGGAGGCCGATGCCGGCGAGATACGCTTCCTCGGCGAGGACGTCACCACCGCGTCGCGGCGACAGCGCATCGAGGACGGCATGGCGTACATCCCCGAGGACCGCCAGGAGCGCGGGTTGGTGATGGAGTTCGACCTCGTCGAGAACGGGCTCTTGGGGAGCCAACACGGCGCCGAACTCGCCTCCAGCGGCCGCATCGACTGGGCGGCCACGCGGGACCACGCCGAGGCGATCATCGACGAGTACGACGTGCGCCCGCCGGACGCGAACGCCGACGCTCACTCCCTTTCGGGCGGGAACCAGCAGAAGTTCATCGTGGGACGGGAGTTCGAACGCGACCCCGAACTCGTCGTCGCGTCGCACCCGACCCGCGGCGTCGACGTGGGCTCTATCGAGTTCATCCACGAGCGACTGCTCGAACTCCGCAAACAGGGCGTCGCGATCCTGCTCGTCTCCTCGAAACTCGAGGAGGTCCAGGGGCTCTCCGACCGACTCGCCGTCGCGTACGAGGGCGAGTTCGTCGACGTCGTCGACCCCGACGAGACGACCGAAGAGGAACTCGGCCTGCTGATGGCCGGCGAACAGCCGGATTCGGGCGACGGCGCTCCGGCCGATCCACCGACCGACCACTCGGGCGCCCCCTCGCCCGCCGAGGGCGACCTTCCGGACGGTGAGCAGGCGTGA
- a CDS encoding ABC transporter permease: MSVADRARDALARLVDASATERILISSAALVLSVLIGAVLVLVAGRMTTCSPSEAVYYFGTGFCYDPVVVFDRLFLGALGDPFSGGWSPDGQFAVTLRETTLLVFTGLSVALAFRAGIFNIGTQGQMVVGALATALGVLWASAFVSGVVGTVVLIPFGILVGATFGGLYGAVPGVLKAYADANEVITTIMLNFIATGVALYLVSGVFKDPDSAANQTVPLADFAQFPAVLFGARQNFSLVALAFGLIAIAALYYVLEHTAFGYDVRTSGVQPEAAEYGGVDAKRTIVASLTLSGALGGIAGAMYVMMVLGTFQTGIPAYGFDGITVSILAGNNPLGVGVAALLFGVLKSGTTVVQFATDVPPQLVGVLRGLIILFVAMPEFFRLLAKGLPGAGSKPEAVATDGGTVTENGGGADE; the protein is encoded by the coding sequence GTGAGCGTCGCCGACCGTGCGCGCGACGCCCTCGCTCGCCTCGTCGACGCGTCAGCGACCGAGCGAATTCTCATCAGTTCCGCGGCGCTCGTCCTCTCGGTCCTCATCGGGGCCGTGCTGGTCCTCGTCGCCGGGCGCATGACGACCTGTTCGCCCAGTGAGGCGGTGTACTACTTCGGCACCGGATTCTGTTACGACCCCGTCGTCGTCTTCGACCGGCTGTTCCTCGGTGCGCTCGGGGACCCGTTCAGCGGCGGCTGGTCGCCTGACGGCCAGTTCGCGGTCACGCTCAGAGAGACGACGCTGCTGGTGTTCACCGGACTGTCGGTCGCGCTCGCGTTCCGCGCCGGCATCTTCAACATCGGGACGCAGGGCCAGATGGTCGTCGGCGCGCTGGCGACCGCGCTCGGCGTCCTCTGGGCGTCGGCGTTCGTCTCGGGCGTCGTCGGCACCGTCGTGTTGATCCCCTTCGGCATCCTCGTCGGCGCCACGTTCGGCGGGCTGTACGGCGCGGTGCCGGGCGTGTTGAAGGCGTACGCCGACGCCAACGAGGTGATCACGACGATCATGCTCAACTTCATCGCGACGGGCGTCGCGCTGTACCTCGTCAGCGGGGTGTTCAAAGACCCCGACAGCGCCGCGAACCAGACCGTCCCGCTCGCTGACTTCGCGCAGTTCCCGGCCGTGCTCTTCGGCGCGCGACAGAACTTCTCGCTCGTCGCGCTGGCGTTCGGGCTCATCGCCATCGCCGCGCTGTACTACGTCCTCGAACACACGGCGTTCGGCTACGACGTGCGCACGAGCGGCGTCCAGCCCGAGGCGGCCGAGTACGGCGGCGTCGACGCGAAACGCACCATCGTGGCGAGCCTGACGCTCTCTGGCGCGCTCGGTGGCATCGCCGGCGCGATGTACGTGATGATGGTGCTCGGCACGTTCCAGACAGGGATCCCGGCGTACGGCTTCGACGGGATCACGGTCTCGATTCTCGCCGGCAACAACCCGCTCGGGGTCGGGGTCGCCGCGCTGCTTTTCGGCGTCTTAAAAAGCGGGACGACGGTCGTGCAGTTCGCGACCGACGTCCCGCCGCAGCTCGTCGGGGTCCTCCGCGGGCTGATCATCCTGTTCGTGGCGATGCCGGAGTTCTTCCGGCTGCTCGCGAAGGGGCTGCCGGGCGCCGGGTCGAAGCCGGAGGCGGTCGCGACCGACGGCGGGACGGTCACCGAGAACGGAGGTGGCGCCGATGAGTGA
- a CDS encoding ABC transporter permease codes for MSDATEPTGADDDLADDGFFERYSSRALFAGATVAAVLALLVAGALFPNTLAGTLASVLTSENTLASALRLSVPIAFAALGGIFAEKSGVINIGLEGLLIISAFGAVYVTEVTGGVWLGFVGGVIASTLLAGVFAVVTIKFRADQIIAGLAVWLIALGLAPFASQVIYSSPNTPTVPTTGSITVPVLADLPFFGALFSASPSVYLLFAAVFCSWYVFERTAFGRWIRASGENPKALDTAGVSVTQVRYAAVLISGVLAGMGGAALSLDLGQFTGNGPTMVNGKGFIAIVAYLFGNYNPIGAFLSTMLFAGLDAVQTVLQLQGIGIPRQLIRITPFVVVILVLALVGRTRLPEAAGEHYDTEE; via the coding sequence ATGAGTGACGCCACCGAGCCGACCGGGGCCGACGACGACCTCGCGGACGACGGGTTCTTCGAGCGATACTCGTCGCGCGCGCTCTTCGCGGGGGCGACGGTCGCCGCCGTGCTCGCGCTGTTGGTCGCCGGAGCGCTGTTCCCGAACACGCTCGCCGGGACGCTCGCGAGCGTCCTCACGAGCGAGAACACGCTCGCGTCGGCCCTGCGGCTCTCGGTGCCCATCGCGTTCGCCGCCCTCGGCGGTATCTTCGCCGAGAAGTCGGGCGTGATCAACATCGGGCTGGAGGGGCTCCTGATCATCTCGGCGTTCGGCGCCGTCTACGTCACGGAAGTCACCGGGGGCGTCTGGCTCGGCTTCGTCGGCGGGGTCATCGCGAGCACGCTGCTCGCGGGGGTGTTCGCCGTCGTGACGATCAAGTTCCGCGCGGACCAGATCATCGCCGGCCTCGCCGTCTGGCTCATCGCGCTCGGGCTCGCCCCGTTCGCCTCGCAGGTCATCTACAGCAGCCCGAACACGCCGACCGTCCCGACGACGGGATCGATCACGGTGCCGGTGCTCGCCGACCTCCCGTTCTTCGGCGCGCTCTTCTCGGCGTCGCCGTCGGTGTACCTGCTGTTTGCCGCCGTCTTCTGCTCGTGGTACGTCTTCGAGCGGACGGCGTTCGGTCGGTGGATCCGCGCCAGCGGTGAGAACCCGAAGGCGCTCGACACCGCCGGCGTGAGCGTCACCCAAGTCCGGTACGCGGCGGTATTGATATCGGGGGTCCTCGCCGGGATGGGTGGTGCGGCGCTGTCGCTCGACCTCGGGCAGTTCACCGGGAACGGGCCGACGATGGTCAACGGAAAAGGGTTCATCGCCATCGTCGCGTACCTGTTCGGGAACTACAACCCCATCGGGGCGTTCCTCTCGACGATGCTGTTCGCGGGCCTCGACGCGGTACAGACGGTCCTGCAGCTGCAGGGGATCGGAATCCCTCGACAGCTCATCCGGATCACGCCGTTCGTCGTGGTGATTCTCGTCTTAGCGCTGGTCGGTCGGACCCGGCTTCCGGAGGCGGCCGGCGAGCACTACGACACCGAAGAGTAG
- a CDS encoding geranylgeranyl reductase family protein has translation MSIDEYDVVVAGAGTAGCYAAATIANEGLDVVIVERKDAEEAGHIACGDALKGADAFPEAIPKERLEPAFTNTGVDHGRFEIPQEDTILEIPVPGELAVIDRWEYGRQVISGAEDAGVDFHYDTVINDVTQADDGRVTGLRATRKGDAVTYEADLVIDGAGSLSLLQDKADFGGTTFDTNVRYSQFCSAYREIVEVPEPVEWDDALVFKATDRAAGYLWYFPRTATEINVGLGFQMNEEPMQLVEALKRDLRNRPEFEGAEVKDKLGAALPTRRPYDSAVAPGYMAVGDAAGHVNPTTGGGIAGAAYAGKYAGEQAVKAVSDGDVSEENLWRYNTRVMDHFGGRYAGLDVYNVLATAVDVDDLMGLLASLPGEKLAEALYEGSTSMSFGLKLKAAVKSFGYWGTIRNFYQTKSLADELIDHYDAYPTSPAAMANWTGERDAIMDRIYETTGADAKY, from the coding sequence ATGAGCATCGACGAGTACGACGTCGTCGTGGCGGGCGCCGGCACCGCCGGCTGTTACGCGGCTGCGACGATTGCGAACGAGGGGCTCGACGTCGTCATCGTCGAGCGAAAAGACGCCGAGGAGGCAGGGCACATCGCCTGCGGTGACGCCCTGAAGGGCGCGGACGCGTTCCCGGAAGCGATCCCGAAGGAGCGACTGGAGCCGGCCTTCACCAACACCGGCGTCGACCACGGCCGCTTCGAGATCCCGCAGGAAGACACGATCCTCGAAATCCCGGTCCCCGGCGAACTCGCCGTCATCGATCGGTGGGAGTACGGCCGGCAGGTCATCTCGGGCGCGGAAGACGCCGGCGTCGACTTCCACTACGACACCGTGATCAACGACGTGACCCAGGCCGACGACGGACGGGTCACCGGGCTGCGCGCCACCCGGAAGGGCGACGCCGTCACGTACGAGGCCGACCTCGTCATCGACGGGGCCGGGTCGCTGTCGCTGTTACAGGACAAAGCCGACTTCGGCGGGACGACGTTCGACACCAACGTCCGCTACTCGCAGTTCTGTTCGGCGTACCGCGAGATAGTCGAAGTCCCCGAGCCGGTCGAGTGGGACGACGCCTTAGTGTTCAAAGCCACCGACCGCGCCGCGGGCTATCTCTGGTACTTCCCGCGGACCGCGACCGAGATCAACGTCGGGCTCGGCTTCCAGATGAACGAGGAGCCGATGCAGCTCGTCGAGGCGCTGAAACGCGACCTCAGGAACCGCCCCGAGTTCGAGGGCGCGGAGGTCAAAGACAAACTCGGCGCCGCGCTCCCGACCCGCCGCCCGTACGACTCGGCGGTCGCGCCGGGGTACATGGCGGTCGGCGACGCGGCGGGCCACGTCAACCCGACGACCGGCGGGGGGATCGCCGGCGCGGCGTACGCGGGCAAGTACGCCGGCGAGCAGGCGGTAAAGGCCGTCTCTGACGGCGACGTGAGCGAGGAGAACCTCTGGCGGTACAACACCCGCGTGATGGACCACTTCGGCGGTCGGTACGCCGGCCTCGACGTGTACAACGTCCTCGCGACCGCGGTGGACGTCGACGACCTGATGGGCCTGCTCGCGTCGCTGCCGGGCGAGAAGCTCGCGGAGGCGCTGTACGAGGGGTCGACCTCGATGTCGTTCGGCCTCAAGCTGAAGGCGGCGGTCAAGAGCTTCGGCTACTGGGGGACGATCCGGAACTTCTACCAGACGAAGTCGCTCGCGGACGAACTGATCGACCACTACGACGCGTACCCGACGAGCCCGGCCGCGATGGCGAACTGGACGGGCGAGCGCGACGCGATCATGGACCGCATCTACGAGACGACCGGCGCGGACGCGAAGTACTGA
- a CDS encoding amidohydrolase codes for MSVLDDGYRTFRRDLHRHPEPAWCEFYTTAQIVAALRERDLTDLHVGPDALATEDRLNVPDDETLAEWEQRARDAGADPDVVDALSGGFTGCVAVAERGPGPVIGLRVDIDALPVTESDADDHAPAADGFRSERDGYMHACGHDAHATMGLGALDAVLASDFSGTLKVFFQPGEEQVAGGKPMAESGHLDDVDYLYAVHVGLDHPSGEVVCGVDGFLAVRHFLAEFTGAPAHAGARPEDGRNAVQAMAAAVQNLYAIPRHADGPTRVNAGLVGGGTATNVIPEESYIEGELRGATTALADYMSDHADRILESAAAMHDCEVDIATKGEAPSATSDAALAGIVGDVAGGVDGVTEIVDRDDLGGSEDATYLMRSVQRRGGLACYVGVGTDHPGGHHTSTFDVVEPDIAVGIDVLAGAIRRVAETQP; via the coding sequence ATGAGCGTTCTCGACGACGGCTACCGCACGTTTCGCCGCGACCTACACCGCCACCCGGAGCCCGCGTGGTGCGAGTTCTACACGACCGCACAGATCGTCGCCGCGCTCCGCGAGCGCGACCTCACCGACCTCCACGTCGGCCCCGACGCCCTCGCGACCGAGGACCGACTGAATGTCCCGGACGACGAGACGCTCGCCGAGTGGGAGCAGCGAGCGCGCGACGCGGGCGCCGACCCGGACGTCGTCGACGCGCTCTCCGGCGGATTCACGGGCTGTGTCGCCGTCGCCGAGCGCGGCCCCGGCCCCGTGATCGGCCTCCGAGTCGACATCGACGCGCTCCCCGTCACCGAGTCGGACGCGGACGACCACGCGCCGGCGGCCGACGGATTCCGCTCGGAGCGTGACGGCTACATGCACGCCTGCGGCCACGACGCGCACGCGACGATGGGACTCGGGGCCCTCGACGCGGTGTTAGCGTCCGACTTCTCCGGCACGCTCAAGGTGTTCTTCCAGCCCGGCGAAGAGCAGGTCGCGGGCGGCAAGCCGATGGCCGAGTCCGGCCACCTCGACGACGTGGACTACCTGTACGCGGTCCACGTCGGCTTAGACCACCCGTCGGGCGAGGTCGTCTGCGGCGTCGACGGGTTCCTCGCCGTGCGGCACTTCCTCGCGGAGTTCACCGGAGCGCCGGCACACGCGGGCGCGAGACCGGAGGACGGCCGCAACGCGGTACAGGCGATGGCCGCGGCCGTCCAGAACCTCTACGCGATTCCCCGCCACGCCGACGGGCCGACCCGCGTGAACGCCGGGCTCGTCGGCGGCGGCACGGCGACGAACGTCATCCCCGAGGAGTCGTACATCGAGGGCGAACTCCGCGGGGCGACGACGGCGCTCGCCGACTACATGTCCGACCACGCCGACCGGATCTTGGAGTCGGCCGCCGCGATGCACGACTGCGAGGTCGACATCGCGACGAAAGGAGAGGCGCCGAGCGCGACCAGCGACGCCGCGCTCGCGGGGATCGTCGGCGACGTCGCCGGCGGGGTCGACGGGGTCACGGAGATCGTCGACCGCGACGACCTCGGCGGCTCGGAAGACGCTACCTACCTGATGCGGTCGGTCCAGCGACGCGGCGGGCTCGCCTGCTACGTCGGCGTCGGCACCGACCATCCCGGCGGCCACCACACGAGCACGTTCGACGTGGTCGAGCCCGACATCGCGGTCGGCATCGACGTGCTGGCGGGCGCGATTCGGCGCGTGGCGGAGACTCAGCCGTAA
- a CDS encoding uS10/mL48 family ribosomal protein — protein sequence MTFVTKLTFASGDRDVLAETVQDLKSTLERKGAECKGPHAAPAESVRVPLYKRLRAGDEFSPWTYDVYKRRMEIHGADDIAREVVARDFPDSIHVEVEVDQKKPLGHRRD from the coding sequence ATGACCTTCGTCACGAAACTCACGTTCGCGTCCGGTGACCGCGACGTGCTCGCCGAGACGGTTCAAGACCTCAAATCGACGCTCGAACGCAAGGGCGCCGAGTGTAAGGGCCCGCACGCCGCCCCGGCCGAGTCCGTTCGCGTCCCGCTTTATAAACGGCTCCGAGCGGGCGACGAGTTCTCGCCGTGGACCTACGACGTTTATAAGCGCCGCATGGAGATCCACGGCGCGGACGACATCGCTCGCGAGGTCGTCGCGCGCGACTTCCCCGACTCGATCCACGTCGAGGTCGAAGTCGACCAGAAGAAGCCGCTCGGCCACCGACGCGACTGA
- a CDS encoding bis(5'-nucleosyl)-tetraphosphatase, with product MTVEATSAGAILFRDTRGEREYLLLKSRPGDWEFPKGGVEGDEELQQTAIREVGEEAGIEDFRLIDGFREEYDYVFEANGNTIHKTVHLFIARSFEASAEISNEHRDLQWRDYDQALNTITQTGPREILEDAHEFLDERKDDETGEYV from the coding sequence ATGACGGTTGAAGCGACCAGCGCTGGAGCCATCCTCTTCCGCGATACCCGCGGCGAACGGGAGTACTTACTCCTGAAGAGCCGACCGGGGGACTGGGAGTTCCCCAAAGGCGGGGTCGAGGGGGACGAGGAGCTTCAGCAGACGGCGATACGGGAGGTCGGTGAGGAGGCCGGAATCGAGGATTTCCGGCTGATCGACGGCTTCCGCGAGGAGTACGACTACGTGTTCGAGGCGAACGGCAACACCATTCACAAGACGGTCCACCTGTTCATCGCGCGCTCGTTCGAGGCGAGCGCCGAGATATCGAACGAACACCGCGACCTGCAGTGGCGCGACTACGACCAGGCGCTCAACACGATCACCCAGACCGGGCCCAGAGAGATTCTCGAAGACGCCCACGAGTTCCTCGACGAGCGAAAAGACGACGAGACCGGCGAGTACGTCTGA